From one Dermacentor andersoni chromosome 1, qqDerAnde1_hic_scaffold, whole genome shotgun sequence genomic stretch:
- the LOC126518771 gene encoding cholinesterase-like gives MRPAVFLLSLFYCSALASQSKLIASTSQGPLIGKTERFDGNTVEAYLGIPYAQPPVGKLRFRKPVPLASWNGTYDARKAKHSCIQTLYPIIFHIDTDLSEDCLYLNVWTPSKGGPRRPVLVWIHGGAFKFGSSHERWYNGAALASLNNVVVVSLNYRLGLFGFLNSGDEEAPGNMGLWDQNEALKWIQRNIANFGGDPDLVTLFGESAGSMSVHAHVLSPHSKGLFRRAVMLSGSSLSSQHYDPIDALVSVTADEGAFAAIFQPDTRLWAQELPQLDDEALKKTIQVLIHVWSLDRVLPIGISYIDRVASNGKQAVRKALIDFAGDAYFKCPSMAFSRNHSRDGGKVYAFVFGYRSDKYEFPEFFGVPHTSDIPYYMGGPFLDAEKYTDKDREVSRKAMDILVSFAKTGYVHRLC, from the exons ATGAGACCTGCAGTCTTCCTGCTGAGCTTGTTCTACTGCTCAGCATTGGCATCTCAAAGCAAGTTGATAGCGTCGACATCCCAAGGCCCGCTGATAGGTAAAACGGAAAGATTCGATGGCAATACGGTGGAGGCATATCTGGGGATCCCCTATGCCCAGCCGCCTGTAGGAAAGCTGCGATTCCGCAAGCCCGTTCCTCTGGCCTCGTGGAATGGAACGTACGACGCACGCAAGGCCAAACATTCCTGCATACAGACCTTGTACCCCATTATCTTTCACATAGATACAGACCTCTCGGAAGACTGCCTTTACTTGAATGTTTGGACCCCAAGCAAAGGGGGGCCCCGCAGGCCCGTCTTGGTTTGGATCCATGGCGGGGCTTTCAAGTTCGGCTCTTCTCACGAGCGCTGGTACAATGGTGCTGCACTTGCCTCCCTGAACAATGTCGTTGTAGTGTCCCTAAACTACAGACTCGGCTTGTTCGGTTTCTTGAATTCCGGTGATGAAGAAGCCCCAGGAAACATGGGCCTATGGGACCAGAATGAGGCCCTCAAGTGGATCCAGAGGAACATCGCGAATTTCGGCGGAGACCCCGACCTAGTCACACTGTTCGGAGAGAGCGCCGGCAGCATGAGTGTACACGCCCACGTGTTGTCTCCGCATAGCAAGGGACTCTTCAGGCGAGCAGTTATGCTCAGTG GATCGTCACTTTCTTCCCAAC ACTACGACCCCATCGACGCTCTTGTCAGCGTCACGGCGGACGAAGGCGCCTTTGCGGCCATATTCCAACCAGACACGAGGCTCTGGGCACAGGAGCTCCCTCAGCTAGATGATGAGGCCTTAAAAAAGACCATCCAGGTCCTGATTCACGTGTGGAGCTTGGACAGAGTGCTTCCCATAGGCATATCGTACATCGACAGAGTGGCTTCAAATGGCAAGCAGGCTGTAAGGAAGGCACTGATAGATTTTGCGGGAGATGCTTATTTCAAGTGTCCCTCAATGGCGTTCAGCCGAAACCACTCTCGGGATGGAGGCAAGGTGTACGCATTCGTGTTCGGCTACCGGTCCGACAAGTACGAATTCCCCGAGTTTTTTGGAGTGCCACACACGAGTGATATTCCGTACTACATGGGAGGGCCTTTCCTGGACGCAGAAAAGTACACGGACAAAGACCGAGAAGTGAGCAGGAAAGCCATGGACATTTTGGTGTCATTCGCAAAAACAGGGTATGTTCACCGCTTATGCTAA